In the Caldalkalibacillus uzonensis genome, AACCCAAACCGTAAATACAGGACACACTGGCCACAATAATCACATCCCGGCGTTCAAACAGGGCACTGGTGGCCGAGTGGCGCAGTTTATCAATTTCATCATTAATGCTGGCATCTTTTTCAATATAGGTATCGGTGTGAGGTATATATGCTTCAGGTTGATAATAATCATAATAACTGACAAAGTATTCTACAGCATTATGGGGGAAAAGCTCTTTCAATTCACTGTGCAACTGGGCAGCCAGCGTCTTGTTGTGGGCAATAACCAGCGTGGGCTTATTCACCTTGCTGATCACCTGCGCCACAGTAAATGTTTTCCCTGTTCCCGTTGCTCCCAGCAGTGTTTGATGTTTCTGGCCTGCTGCAATGCTTTCGACCAATTTGGCAATGGCCTGGGGCTGATCCCCTTGGGGCTCATACCTGGATACCAGTTGAAAACGGCCTTCCACTTGTCCCATCTCCTTTTTAAGCACTCACTCACGTTATTGTTAGCCGAACACTGTCTTCAATGCTAAAATTATAGCATACTTGACGGTCACGGTGACAATAATAAGCGAATATACGTTCCTTTTATCCTAGTTAACTTTTGAAAAAAATGAACTGTCATCAGGGTTATATATTTTTATCATCGTACAAATATGAGGGGTGACACCATGTCAGTGAACACATTAATCTTTGCCCATAGAGGAGCAAAGGGCACCCATCCTGAAAATACCATGATTGCTTTTCAAACGGCCGAGCAGCAAGGTGCAGACGGTATCGAGCTTGATGTTCAACTGAGCAAAGATGGTGTGCCTGTTGTTATTCATGATGAGACTGTGGACCGCACCACCAATGGCAGCGGCTGGGTCAAGGATATGACTTATCAAGAGCTGCAAACATTGGATGCAGGAAGCTGGTTTGATCCCTCCTTCACTGGACAACGCATACCCACATTGAATGAGGTGTTAGCATGGGTCCGGGATACGCCGTTACTGATTAATATTGAGTTAAAAAACGGCATTGTACCTTATCCCAATCTGGAGCAGATCGTCATTGATCTGGTTCACCGCTATCAACTGGAAAAGCGTGTTATCCTCTCTTCGTTCAATCATTACAGTTTGGTGGACATTCACAGATTGGCCCCCCATTTG is a window encoding:
- a CDS encoding glycerophosphodiester phosphodiesterase; amino-acid sequence: MSVNTLIFAHRGAKGTHPENTMIAFQTAEQQGADGIELDVQLSKDGVPVVIHDETVDRTTNGSGWVKDMTYQELQTLDAGSWFDPSFTGQRIPTLNEVLAWVRDTPLLINIELKNGIVPYPNLEQIVIDLVHRYQLEKRVILSSFNHYSLVDIHRLAPHLETAILYMEGLYEPWHYARRIGASALHCYLPAAVPKMIEEAKRAGMPLRPFTVNREEDISSLMQAGCAAIFTDWPERARNIRQTLSHS